Proteins encoded together in one Yersinia mollaretii ATCC 43969 window:
- a CDS encoding RHS repeat domain-containing protein, with protein sequence MTKMLPTDLCEQTPAIAISDNRGLAIRALAYNRIHSRDVPDQLITRNRYNALGQLVASRDPRLEIDNFRYHHTLSGAALHTDGVDNGTSVQLADIEGRPLLSMDAKQTRHWVAYEPALGRPLEHQQQTQGGLKTITDRFFYGENSKLDKASNLNGQCIRHYDTAGLHQVISLSITATPLQQQFRLLTDTLGPVDWFGEEQSWASRLSGESFVTRSTTDALGQLITQTDAKGHTQRMAYNRAGQLFSSWLTLNGGREQEIVRSLTYSAAGQKLREEGGNGVVTEYRYEAETQRLIGIKTTRPAQSERPTLLQDLRYDYDPVGNILAIHNDAEATRFYRNQKIVPETTYRYDALYQLIEATGRESDSNSAQSANLPALSLLTDSNQYVNYTRRYTYDRAGNLLKIQHVGASQYSTHITLSDSSNHGIQQQDGLTAADIRSQFDAAGNQQQLQPGQPLQWDARHQLQQVTTVKRGAENSASDDYESYLYGSDGMRVVKQSIQHTNNTVQTAKVTYLPGLELRTRHQGAELTEDFQVITLGAAGRAQVRVLLWQQGKPEGIDNNQLRYSFDNQIGSSLLELDTHGDIISQEEYYPFGGTAVFAARHTLEAKYKTIRYSGKERDATGLYYYGFRYYMPWLGRWLSADPAGTVDGLNLYRMVRNNPVGLMDEDGLSPGVKYNFISKGYDTLADIGKRQNIKHFTQAKRIVTNSYLDANSIIKSAIEKLNDNSLETTQVLESFFGVLSPSENSRLLISLNEIFNNISESILELKYVGGKAVRFFENTGDRKSVAAVTRAAGQKTAQANIFISADIFLTLNAIKRSHTIIHETSHLNGSEDYFYTHKISNNESYSITSTDLLNLEHHSKKLYATNIKQNYKENLKETLSKNRIENKDGFISITGTSDLDSAMVKFKTSDRKRVDVISHNADSLADLSFILGKKYLLSKKK encoded by the coding sequence ATGACTAAAATGTTACCGACCGACTTATGCGAACAGACCCCCGCTATCGCCATCAGTGATAATCGTGGGCTAGCCATTCGCGCACTGGCCTATAACCGCATTCACTCCCGTGATGTGCCTGACCAATTGATCACCCGAAACCGCTATAACGCCCTCGGGCAGTTGGTCGCCAGCCGTGATCCGCGCCTTGAGATCGATAACTTCCGCTACCACCACACGCTCAGTGGGGCAGCACTGCATACCGACGGCGTTGATAATGGCACGTCGGTGCAACTGGCTGATATTGAAGGCCGACCCTTGCTCAGTATGGATGCCAAACAGACCCGCCATTGGGTCGCCTATGAGCCAGCACTGGGCCGCCCGCTTGAGCACCAGCAGCAAACCCAAGGGGGGCTGAAAACAATTACCGACCGCTTTTTCTATGGTGAAAACAGCAAGTTAGATAAAGCCAGTAATCTCAACGGCCAGTGCATTCGCCATTACGACACGGCTGGCCTGCATCAGGTAATTAGCCTGTCAATCACCGCCACCCCGCTGCAACAGCAGTTCCGCTTACTGACGGATACCCTCGGGCCAGTGGATTGGTTTGGTGAAGAGCAGAGTTGGGCTTCCCGGCTCAGTGGTGAATCTTTTGTCACCCGCAGCACCACTGATGCCCTCGGCCAGTTAATCACCCAGACGGATGCCAAAGGCCATACTCAGCGCATGGCCTATAACCGCGCCGGGCAACTGTTCAGCAGTTGGCTAACACTGAATGGGGGCCGCGAGCAGGAGATTGTGCGCTCACTCACCTACTCCGCTGCCGGACAAAAACTGCGCGAAGAGGGTGGCAATGGGGTGGTCACTGAATATCGCTATGAAGCTGAAACCCAACGCCTGATTGGCATCAAAACCACCCGTCCGGCGCAGAGTGAGCGGCCCACCCTGTTGCAAGACTTGCGCTACGATTATGACCCGGTCGGTAACATTCTTGCCATCCATAATGATGCCGAAGCCACCCGCTTCTACCGCAATCAGAAAATCGTGCCGGAAACCACTTACCGTTATGATGCGTTGTACCAACTGATTGAGGCCACAGGGCGCGAATCGGACAGCAACAGCGCGCAAAGTGCCAATCTCCCCGCCTTAAGTTTGCTGACCGACAGCAATCAGTATGTCAATTACACCCGCCGTTACACCTATGACCGTGCCGGTAATTTACTGAAAATTCAGCACGTCGGGGCCAGCCAATACAGCACCCACATTACCCTTTCTGATAGCAGCAATCATGGTATTCAACAGCAAGATGGATTGACCGCCGCCGATATCCGCAGTCAATTCGATGCCGCTGGCAATCAGCAGCAATTACAGCCGGGCCAGCCGCTGCAATGGGATGCACGCCATCAGTTGCAGCAGGTCACTACAGTGAAACGCGGGGCGGAAAACAGCGCCAGTGATGACTATGAGAGCTATCTGTACGGCAGCGATGGCATGAGGGTGGTCAAACAAAGCATTCAGCACACCAATAACACCGTCCAAACGGCGAAAGTCACCTACCTGCCGGGGCTGGAGCTGCGCACCCGCCATCAGGGTGCCGAGCTAACCGAAGATTTTCAGGTCATTACCCTTGGCGCGGCGGGTCGGGCGCAGGTGCGAGTCTTACTGTGGCAGCAGGGGAAACCGGAGGGGATTGATAACAACCAGTTGCGCTACAGTTTTGATAATCAAATCGGCTCCAGTTTATTAGAGCTGGATACTCACGGCGATATTATCAGTCAGGAGGAGTATTACCCGTTCGGCGGCACCGCCGTCTTCGCCGCCCGTCATACCCTCGAGGCGAAATACAAAACCATCCGTTATTCCGGCAAAGAGCGCGACGCCACCGGGCTATATTATTATGGCTTCCGTTATTATATGCCGTGGCTGGGCAGATGGTTAAGTGCCGATCCGGCAGGGACAGTGGATGGGCTGAATTTATATCGGATGGTGAGGAATAATCCGGTGGGGTTGATGGATGAGGATGGGTTGTCACCTGGTGTAAAATACAATTTTATCTCTAAGGGATATGATACATTGGCAGACATTGGTAAGCGCCAGAATATAAAGCACTTCACTCAAGCGAAGAGAATTGTAACTAACTCCTATCTTGACGCTAATAGTATTATTAAATCAGCCATCGAGAAATTAAATGATAACTCGCTCGAAACAACTCAAGTTTTAGAGAGTTTCTTTGGTGTGCTTTCTCCATCAGAAAATTCCAGATTACTTATATCTTTAAATGAAATATTTAATAACATAAGTGAATCAATATTAGAACTTAAATATGTTGGTGGGAAAGCCGTACGATTCTTTGAAAATACTGGAGATAGAAAATCAGTGGCAGCCGTCACTCGTGCTGCAGGACAAAAGACTGCCCAAGCTAATATATTCATTTCTGCAGATATATTTCTCACACTTAATGCAATAAAAAGATCACATACCATTATACATGAAACATCACATTTAAATGGTTCAGAAGACTACTTTTACACACACAAGATAAGCAATAATGAATCTTATTCAATAACATCTACAGACTTACTCAATTTAGAACATCACAGTAAAAAATTATATGCTACAAATATTAAGCAGAACTATAAGGAAAACCTAAAAGAAACTTTGAGTAAGAACAGAATTGAGAATAAAGATGGATTTATTTCAATTACAGGCACATCCGATCTTGATTCGGCGATGGTGAAGTTCAAAACAAGTGATAGGAAAAGAGTTGATGTAATCTCTCACAATGCTGATTCATTAGCCGACTTATCCTTTATCCTTGGTAAAAAATACCTTTTAAGTAAAAAGAAATAA
- the tldD gene encoding metalloprotease TldD, translating to MSLSFVSEQLLAANKLNHQDLFSVLGQLAERRLDYADLYFQSSYHEAWVLEDSIIKDGSYNIDQGVGVRAVSGEKTGFAYADQITLNALQQSAHAARSIVRESGNGKVHTLGEVPYQALYPLLDPLQSLSREDKIALLHRVDKVARAADKRVQEVSASLTGIYEQVLVAATDGTLAADVRPLVRLSVSVLVEDDGKRERGASGGGGRFGYDYFLEMVDGEVRADNFANEAVRMALVNLSAIAAPAGAMPVVLGAGWPGVLLHEAVGHGLEGDFNRRGSSVFSGQLGKLVASELCTVVDDGTLQGRRGSLAIDDEGVPGQYNVLIENGILKGYMQDKLNARLMGVAPTGNGRRESYAHLPMPRMTNTYMLAGKSTPEEIIASVEYGLYAPNFGGGQVDITSGKFVFSTSEAYLIEKGQITRAVKGATLIGSGIEAMQQISMVGNDLALDKGVGVCGKEGQSLPVGVGQPTLKLDNLTVGGTA from the coding sequence ATGAGCCTCTCGTTTGTCAGTGAGCAGTTACTCGCTGCTAACAAGCTGAACCATCAGGATTTGTTCTCAGTATTGGGGCAGTTGGCCGAACGTCGCCTCGATTATGCTGACCTGTATTTCCAGTCCAGCTACCACGAGGCATGGGTGTTGGAAGACAGCATCATCAAAGATGGCTCTTACAATATTGATCAGGGCGTGGGTGTACGTGCAGTCAGCGGTGAAAAAACCGGCTTTGCCTATGCAGACCAAATTACCCTGAACGCCTTGCAGCAAAGCGCCCATGCGGCACGCAGTATTGTGCGTGAATCTGGCAATGGCAAAGTCCATACATTGGGTGAGGTTCCTTACCAAGCGCTCTACCCATTGCTGGACCCACTGCAAAGCTTGTCGCGGGAGGACAAAATCGCGCTGTTGCACCGTGTCGATAAAGTCGCACGCGCCGCCGATAAGCGGGTGCAGGAAGTGAGCGCTAGCTTAACGGGCATCTATGAGCAGGTTCTGGTGGCTGCCACTGACGGTACACTGGCCGCTGATGTGCGCCCGCTGGTACGTCTGTCAGTCAGCGTTTTGGTGGAAGATGATGGCAAGCGCGAACGCGGTGCCAGCGGTGGCGGTGGCCGTTTCGGCTATGACTACTTTCTGGAGATGGTTGACGGCGAAGTGCGGGCGGATAACTTTGCCAACGAAGCGGTCAGAATGGCGCTGGTTAACCTGTCTGCCATTGCCGCGCCAGCCGGTGCCATGCCGGTCGTATTAGGTGCAGGTTGGCCGGGCGTTCTGTTACATGAAGCGGTCGGCCATGGTTTAGAGGGTGATTTCAACCGCCGTGGCAGCTCTGTTTTCAGCGGACAACTGGGCAAATTGGTCGCCTCCGAGCTGTGTACCGTGGTGGATGATGGCACCCTACAAGGCCGCCGTGGCTCATTGGCTATCGACGATGAAGGGGTGCCGGGTCAATACAACGTATTGATCGAAAACGGTATTCTGAAAGGCTATATGCAGGATAAGTTGAACGCACGACTCATGGGCGTTGCCCCAACGGGGAATGGCCGCCGTGAATCTTACGCGCACTTGCCTATGCCGCGTATGACCAACACCTATATGTTAGCGGGCAAATCGACCCCCGAAGAGATCATCGCCAGTGTGGAATATGGCCTTTACGCACCGAACTTTGGCGGCGGTCAGGTGGATATCACTTCCGGCAAGTTTGTGTTCTCCACCTCGGAAGCCTATTTAATCGAGAAAGGCCAAATCACCCGCGCGGTGAAAGGCGCGACCCTGATTGGCTCCGGTATTGAAGCGATGCAGCAGATCTCGATGGTCGGCAACGATCTGGCGCTGGATAAAGGCGTCGGCGTCTGTGGCAAAGAGGGCCAAAGCCTGCCAGTGGGTGTCGGCCAACCGACATTGAAGTTGGATAATCTGACGGTGGGTGGCACGGCGTAA
- the nit1 gene encoding deaminated glutathione amidase, with translation MKNANVALLQLCSGENTRDNLAQIEQQIKQLNSGIKLVLTPENALLFANAASYRHHAEQHNDGPLQQEVREMARRYGVWIQIGSMPMISRESPDLITTSSLLFDDQGELKARYDKIHMFDVDINDIHGRYRESDTYQAGQEITVVDTPVGRLGMTVCYDLRFPGLFQALRAQGAEIITVPAAFTKMTGEAHWEILLRARAIENQCVILAAAQVGRHGATRRTWGHTMAVDAWGKILGQNPDAVAALKVKIETTGLKTIRNQMPVLQHNRFLAPLVPSSHKPSSN, from the coding sequence ATGAAAAATGCCAATGTTGCATTATTGCAGTTATGCAGTGGTGAAAATACCCGTGACAATTTGGCTCAAATTGAGCAACAGATCAAACAGTTAAACTCGGGTATTAAGCTGGTTCTGACGCCGGAAAATGCATTGTTGTTTGCCAATGCTGCCTCTTATCGCCACCATGCAGAACAGCACAATGACGGGCCATTGCAACAAGAAGTGCGGGAAATGGCTCGCCGCTATGGTGTCTGGATTCAAATCGGCTCGATGCCGATGATAAGCCGCGAGTCACCGGATCTGATCACCACCAGTAGCTTACTGTTTGATGACCAAGGTGAACTCAAAGCGCGTTATGATAAAATTCATATGTTTGATGTGGATATCAACGACATTCATGGTCGTTATCGTGAATCAGATACCTATCAGGCAGGGCAAGAGATCACGGTCGTGGACACGCCAGTGGGCCGCTTAGGTATGACGGTGTGCTATGACTTGCGTTTCCCCGGCTTGTTCCAAGCTTTACGGGCGCAGGGCGCTGAGATTATTACCGTCCCAGCCGCCTTTACCAAAATGACTGGCGAAGCGCACTGGGAAATATTATTGCGTGCGCGGGCAATTGAAAACCAGTGCGTGATTTTGGCCGCAGCCCAAGTTGGGCGGCACGGTGCCACTCGCCGCACGTGGGGCCACACCATGGCGGTCGATGCTTGGGGCAAAATATTGGGACAGAACCCCGATGCGGTTGCTGCCTTAAAAGTCAAAATTGAAACCACAGGTTTGAAAACCATCCGTAATCAAATGCCGGTATTGCAGCATAATCGCTTCTTAGCGCCGCTGGTGCCGTCATCGCATAAACCATCATCTAATTAA
- the yhdP gene encoding AsmA2 domain-containing protein YhdP, protein MRRLPKIVFATGATIIVVVALLVSGLRMMLPLINDYRPQIVAKVQSISGIPLEVGFMQGTWETFGPTLELRDISAKLPAAYWQVQRVTLALDVWQSLLHWRWQFRDMTFYQLQMDLNTTLDEQQNSSRNLETGNITDIFLRQLDHFDLRNSRISFLTPSGPRAEVEIPQLTWLNSRNRHRAEGQISLSTINGQHGVVMVRMDLHDNQGILNNGTVYMQADNIDLKPWISRWLHNNTGLDSAEFSLAAWLSIKSGEVYSGNVLLSQGQANWTVADKSHQLAVDNFVLEGRRQGNGWQIDAPQLSLKTDGQAWPQGQLSALWLPENTQFIGPDQSQELRIRATNIQLERVGPLLPTLSLFTPELMNRWADLRPQGIVDALALDIPISQPEKSRFQAKWHDISWQHWALLPGVNNFAGSLSGSAEQGQLDINLKNSTLPYGDMFRAPLEVSQASGAVNWRVDDKGWELWSDQLDVRAKSLWGNGSFRYQQPDKGQPWLKILTGIRLYDATEAWRYFPEPLMGKKLADYLTEALQGGQVDNATLVYNGNPHDFPYKHKEGQFQVYVPLRHATFQFQPDWPALENLAIDLNFLNEGLWMDAPHAMLGNVTGSNISAIIPDYLKEKLYVDAEVIGEGRDVHDYFTTTPLHDSVAETLEELQVGGKVSGRLHLDIPLEEGRITHASGEVTLNNNSLLVKPLQSQLENISGKFRFNDGNLDSDTLSANWFGQPLTVDFTTQEQPKNFLVNVGLQGDWLPAKLPGVPDEVAKLLTGSAHWQGKVAVQLPKNGKPDYKIDVTADLKKVSSHLPPPLDTIGGQALPLHVQVIGGLDSFMLSGSAGSNNHFNSQWLLQKDHVELARAIWQNDTQKVPTLPEDKALVLKLPPLDGERWLTLLAPELATVSAPLASSAQPKIKGSSASVTLPKRLILETPQLLVGGQAWHQLTLWVEPLLTGTKVTAKGKEVTGSLLMEDHGIWHADIDYLYYNPQWAASEAKEPLAQAALQPPESPSKISFRDWPALQLRCKACWILGQNIGRINADLTPKGDILTLTNGLIEAGNGRAKISGQWQQGSAGDKTTLNVALTGPKIDETISFFGLSTPIKDASFDISAEVNWRGVLWQPQINTLNGTLKSRLGRGLLTDLGGGRAGQLLRLVSFDALLRKLQLDFSDTFSRDFAFDSIRGTANIKNGVMHTNDLVVDGLAADIGMSGNVDLVKRQIDMEAVITPEISATVGVATAFAINPVVGAAVFAASKILGPLWSKVSLIRYQITGSLDQPTIHEVLRQLKESKAP, encoded by the coding sequence GTGAGGCGACTGCCCAAGATAGTGTTTGCGACAGGTGCCACAATCATTGTTGTGGTAGCGCTGTTGGTCAGTGGGCTACGCATGATGCTGCCACTCATCAACGACTATCGTCCACAAATCGTGGCCAAGGTTCAGTCCATCAGCGGGATTCCACTGGAGGTGGGGTTCATGCAGGGGACGTGGGAAACCTTCGGCCCGACACTAGAATTGCGTGATATCAGCGCTAAATTGCCGGCTGCCTATTGGCAGGTGCAGCGGGTGACACTGGCGCTCGATGTATGGCAGTCATTACTGCACTGGCGCTGGCAGTTCCGCGACATGACCTTTTATCAGTTGCAGATGGATCTGAACACCACGCTGGATGAGCAGCAAAACAGCAGCCGTAACCTTGAAACCGGCAATATCACGGATATTTTCCTGCGCCAGTTGGACCATTTCGACCTGCGCAATAGCCGTATTTCATTCCTCACCCCCTCTGGCCCTCGTGCCGAAGTCGAGATCCCGCAACTGACTTGGCTTAATTCCCGTAATCGGCATCGCGCTGAGGGGCAAATCAGCCTTTCGACCATTAATGGTCAGCACGGTGTGGTGATGGTAAGAATGGACCTGCATGATAATCAGGGCATTTTAAATAATGGCACGGTCTACATGCAGGCCGATAATATCGATCTAAAACCATGGATTAGCCGCTGGTTGCACAACAATACTGGGCTGGACAGTGCTGAATTCAGTCTGGCGGCTTGGCTGAGTATTAAAAGTGGCGAAGTCTACAGTGGCAATGTTCTGCTGAGTCAGGGACAAGCCAATTGGACGGTTGCTGACAAAAGTCATCAGCTAGCTGTTGACAATTTTGTGCTGGAAGGCCGTCGTCAGGGCAATGGTTGGCAAATTGATGCACCGCAGTTGAGCCTTAAAACCGATGGGCAAGCTTGGCCCCAAGGGCAGCTCTCTGCACTGTGGTTACCTGAGAACACCCAATTTATTGGCCCAGACCAATCCCAAGAATTACGCATTCGCGCCACCAATATTCAGCTAGAACGTGTGGGGCCGCTACTCCCCACCTTGTCACTTTTTACCCCTGAATTAATGAATCGCTGGGCTGACTTACGCCCACAAGGAATTGTTGATGCGCTGGCATTAGATATTCCTATCAGTCAGCCGGAAAAGAGCCGTTTTCAGGCCAAATGGCACGATATTAGCTGGCAACACTGGGCGCTGCTGCCGGGCGTGAATAACTTCGCCGGGAGCTTAAGCGGCTCTGCCGAGCAGGGGCAGCTAGATATTAACCTTAAAAACAGCACCTTACCTTATGGCGATATGTTCCGTGCACCATTGGAAGTGAGTCAGGCCAGCGGAGCCGTGAACTGGCGGGTGGATGATAAGGGCTGGGAGTTGTGGAGTGACCAGTTGGATGTGAGGGCAAAATCGCTGTGGGGCAACGGCAGTTTCCGCTATCAGCAGCCAGATAAAGGGCAGCCTTGGCTGAAAATCCTGACCGGTATCCGCCTGTATGATGCCACCGAGGCGTGGCGCTACTTCCCAGAACCCCTGATGGGCAAAAAGCTGGCGGATTATCTGACCGAGGCGTTACAGGGTGGGCAGGTAGACAACGCCACACTGGTCTATAACGGCAATCCTCATGATTTTCCTTATAAACATAAAGAGGGCCAGTTTCAGGTTTATGTGCCGCTGCGTCACGCTACCTTCCAATTCCAACCGGATTGGCCTGCATTAGAGAATTTAGCTATCGACCTGAATTTCCTCAATGAAGGTCTATGGATGGACGCGCCCCATGCGATGTTGGGTAATGTCACTGGCAGTAATATCAGCGCCATCATTCCCGATTACCTGAAAGAGAAACTCTATGTCGATGCTGAGGTGATTGGTGAAGGGCGCGATGTCCATGACTACTTTACCACGACGCCGCTCCATGATTCGGTCGCTGAAACGCTGGAAGAGCTACAGGTGGGTGGTAAGGTTAGTGGGCGCTTACACCTAGATATTCCGTTGGAAGAGGGGCGCATCACCCATGCCAGCGGTGAAGTAACACTGAATAATAACAGCCTGCTGGTAAAGCCGTTGCAGAGCCAACTGGAAAATATCAGCGGCAAGTTTCGCTTCAATGATGGCAATCTCGATAGCGATACCCTATCAGCCAACTGGTTTGGGCAGCCGCTGACGGTTGATTTCACCACCCAAGAGCAGCCAAAGAACTTTTTGGTGAATGTCGGGCTACAGGGGGATTGGCTACCGGCCAAATTACCGGGCGTGCCGGATGAGGTGGCGAAACTGCTCACTGGTAGCGCCCATTGGCAAGGCAAAGTTGCGGTGCAATTGCCTAAGAATGGCAAGCCAGATTATAAAATTGACGTCACGGCGGACCTAAAGAAAGTGAGCAGTCACTTACCCCCGCCGCTAGATACAATAGGTGGTCAGGCATTACCGCTTCATGTACAGGTTATCGGCGGATTGGATTCATTTATGCTGTCGGGCAGTGCGGGGAGTAACAACCATTTCAATAGCCAATGGTTGCTGCAAAAAGATCATGTCGAGCTGGCGCGGGCTATCTGGCAAAACGACACCCAAAAAGTCCCCACGTTGCCGGAGGATAAAGCGCTGGTACTCAAGTTGCCGCCATTGGACGGTGAGCGCTGGCTGACCTTGCTGGCACCGGAATTGGCAACGGTGAGTGCGCCTTTAGCCTCATCTGCGCAACCTAAAATTAAGGGCAGCAGTGCCAGTGTCACTCTCCCTAAGCGGCTGATATTGGAGACGCCGCAATTGTTGGTCGGTGGGCAGGCTTGGCATCAACTGACACTGTGGGTCGAGCCACTGCTCACGGGCACCAAAGTGACAGCAAAAGGCAAGGAGGTCACGGGTAGCCTGCTGATGGAGGATCATGGGATATGGCACGCGGATATCGATTATCTCTATTACAACCCGCAGTGGGCAGCGAGTGAGGCGAAAGAGCCGCTGGCGCAAGCGGCGTTGCAGCCACCTGAAAGCCCCAGTAAAATCTCGTTCCGCGATTGGCCAGCCCTGCAATTGCGTTGTAAAGCTTGCTGGATTTTGGGGCAGAATATCGGGCGGATTAATGCGGATCTGACCCCCAAAGGCGATATTTTGACGCTGACCAATGGCCTGATTGAAGCGGGTAACGGGCGGGCGAAAATTAGCGGGCAGTGGCAGCAAGGGAGTGCGGGTGATAAAACCACGCTCAACGTGGCGCTGACAGGGCCAAAAATCGATGAGACCATCTCATTCTTTGGCCTGTCGACCCCCATAAAAGACGCCTCATTTGATATCAGCGCCGAGGTTAATTGGCGTGGTGTGCTGTGGCAGCCACAGATTAATACCCTAAACGGGACGTTAAAGAGTAGATTGGGGAGAGGGCTACTGACGGATCTCGGCGGTGGGCGTGCTGGACAGCTACTGCGGCTGGTCAGCTTCGACGCACTATTACGTAAGCTACAGCTCGACTTTAGTGATACGTTTAGTCGTGACTTCGCGTTTGATTCTATTCGCGGCACGGCCAATATCAAAAATGGTGTTATGCACACCAATGATTTAGTGGTAGATGGCTTAGCCGCCGATATTGGCATGAGCGGTAATGTGGACTTGGTGAAACGCCAAATTGACATGGAAGCAGTTATCACGCCAGAGATTTCGGCTACCGTCGGTGTCGCCACCGCCTTTGCAATCAATCCGGTGGTGGGGGCTGCGGTATTCGCCGCATCGAAGATTTTAGGGCCATTATGGAGCAAGGTCTCGCTGATTCGCTACCAAATTACCGGTAGTTTGGACCAACCGACCATCCATGAAGTATTACGTCAGTTAAAGGAGAGTAAGGCGCCATGA
- the rng gene encoding ribonuclease G has protein sequence MTAELLVNITPSETRVAYIDGGILQEIHIEREAKRGIVGNIYKGRVSRVLPGMQAAFVDIGLEKAAFLHASDIMPHTECVAGDEQKNFNVRDIAELVRQGQDLMVQVVKDPLGTKGARLTTDITLPSRYLVLMPGAAHVGVSQRIESEVERERLKKTVAAYCDEQGGFIIRTAAEGIGEEELSADAAFLKRLWTKVQERKKRNITKYKLYGEMALAQRVLRDFAGAALDKIRVDSKLTYDLLVEFTSEYIPEMTEKLELYAGKQPIFDLYDVENEIQRSLERKVELKSGGYLIIDQTEAMTTVDINTGAFVGHRNLDETIFNTNIEATQAIARQLRMRNLGGIIIIDFIDMSNEEHRRRVLHSLEQALSKDRVKTSINGFSQLGLVEMTRKRTRESIEHVLCNECPTCRGRGTVKSVETVCYEILREIVRVHHAYDSDRFLVYASPAVGEALKGEESHALAEVEIFVGKQVKVQIEPLYNQEQFDVVMM, from the coding sequence ATGACAGCTGAATTACTGGTCAATATTACACCGTCTGAAACGCGGGTTGCCTACATTGATGGTGGCATCCTGCAAGAAATACATATTGAGCGCGAAGCTAAACGAGGGATTGTTGGCAATATCTACAAAGGCCGTGTCAGCCGGGTGTTACCGGGGATGCAAGCGGCTTTTGTAGATATCGGTCTGGAGAAGGCCGCCTTCCTCCATGCTTCCGATATCATGCCCCACACCGAATGCGTGGCCGGGGATGAGCAGAAAAATTTCAATGTGCGCGATATCGCTGAACTGGTTCGTCAGGGTCAGGATTTAATGGTACAGGTGGTGAAAGACCCCCTCGGCACTAAAGGCGCACGTTTAACCACCGATATCACCTTGCCTTCGCGTTATTTGGTGTTGATGCCCGGGGCCGCGCATGTCGGCGTTTCCCAGCGGATTGAAAGTGAAGTTGAGCGTGAACGGCTGAAAAAGACGGTAGCAGCCTATTGCGACGAGCAAGGCGGTTTTATTATCCGCACCGCTGCTGAAGGTATTGGCGAAGAGGAGTTATCCGCTGATGCAGCGTTTCTTAAACGCTTGTGGACGAAGGTCCAAGAGCGCAAAAAACGCAATATCACCAAATATAAGCTGTATGGCGAGATGGCCTTGGCGCAGCGCGTGCTTCGCGATTTTGCTGGGGCGGCGCTGGATAAAATCCGTGTCGACTCCAAACTGACTTATGATTTGCTGGTGGAGTTTACCAGCGAATATATTCCGGAAATGACCGAAAAACTGGAGCTGTACGCCGGTAAACAACCGATTTTCGATCTCTACGATGTCGAAAACGAAATTCAGCGCTCACTTGAACGTAAAGTTGAATTAAAATCAGGCGGTTACCTGATTATTGACCAGACCGAAGCCATGACCACCGTGGATATCAACACCGGTGCATTTGTCGGTCACCGCAATCTTGACGAAACCATTTTCAATACCAATATTGAGGCCACTCAGGCTATTGCCCGCCAACTGCGGATGCGCAATCTGGGGGGAATTATCATTATTGATTTCATTGATATGAGCAACGAAGAGCACCGCAGACGCGTATTGCACTCACTGGAACAGGCCCTGAGTAAAGATCGGGTAAAAACCAGTATTAACGGCTTCTCTCAGCTAGGCTTAGTCGAAATGACGCGCAAGCGCACGCGGGAGAGCATTGAGCACGTATTATGCAATGAATGCCCGACCTGCCGTGGCCGTGGCACGGTTAAATCAGTAGAAACGGTATGCTACGAAATCTTGCGCGAAATTGTCCGTGTTCACCACGCTTATGACTCTGATCGCTTCTTGGTCTATGCTTCTCCAGCAGTGGGAGAAGCGCTGAAAGGCGAAGAGTCCCATGCACTGGCCGAGGTGGAGATCTTTGTCGGCAAACAGGTCAAAGTTCAGATTGAGCCACTGTATAACCAAGAACAGTTTGATGTGGTGATGATGTAA
- a CDS encoding Maf family protein codes for MTALYLASGSPRRRELLALLDVPFEVLKTEVEEQRQPDESAQEYVQRLAQDKARAGVKVAPQDLPVLGADTIVVLNGQVLEKPRDTADAQQILSALSGQQHQVITAVSLADQQDILSAMVVTDVTFRVLSPLEISNYIATGEPMDKAGAYGIQGKGGCFVRSITGSYHAVVGLPLVETHELLSNFIALRNVRGIHDS; via the coding sequence ATGACCGCCCTGTATCTTGCTTCTGGTTCTCCGCGTCGCCGTGAATTATTAGCCCTGCTTGATGTCCCGTTTGAGGTGCTGAAAACAGAGGTTGAAGAGCAACGCCAGCCCGATGAGAGCGCGCAAGAGTACGTTCAACGTCTCGCGCAAGATAAAGCACGTGCAGGGGTGAAGGTCGCGCCACAGGATCTGCCGGTATTAGGGGCAGATACTATTGTGGTGCTCAATGGGCAAGTTTTAGAAAAACCACGGGATACAGCAGATGCCCAGCAAATACTGAGTGCATTGTCTGGGCAGCAACATCAGGTGATCACGGCGGTATCACTGGCTGATCAGCAAGATATCTTATCTGCCATGGTGGTGACAGATGTGACATTTCGCGTGTTATCCCCGTTGGAAATCAGTAATTATATTGCTACCGGTGAACCCATGGACAAAGCGGGCGCTTACGGTATTCAGGGGAAAGGTGGTTGTTTCGTCAGATCCATCACGGGCAGTTATCATGCCGTCGTTGGTCTGCCGTTGGTAGAAACCCATGAATTACTAAGTAATTTCATTGCGCTACGTAATGTGAGAGGAATACATGACAGCTGA